A genome region from Marasmius oreades isolate 03SP1 chromosome 5, whole genome shotgun sequence includes the following:
- a CDS encoding Fructose-1,6-bisphosphatase, cytosolic (BUSCO:EOG092632WW) produces MATEESPSTDLITLTRHVLHDQLRLGTAATGDLTLLLTAIQVTSKFIATNVRKARLINLVGLAGETNIQGEEQKKLDVLSNDIMINALRASGKTAVLVSEELEDAIIIDGNNKGKYCVVFDPLDGSSNIDAGVNIGTIFGIYRVRPDSSGSIEDVLRPGSEMVAAGYTMYGSSANLVFSTGQGVNGYTLDPSLGEFILTHPSIKIPSRGKIYSFNEGNSMYFHPPVVNYLKSIKYPTNGKSPYSARYIGSMVADVHRTLLYGGIFGYPDDKKSKSGKLRLLYEAFPMAYLTEQAGGIATTGKKRILDIIPTNIHERCPVFLGSRDDLQDLMKFYQVDSA; encoded by the exons ATGGCCACTGAAGAATCTCCAAGCACCGACCTCATCACCCTCACTCG ACATGTTCTCCATGATCAGCTCAGATTGGGTACCGCAGCCACAGGAGACTTGACTTTACTCCTGACCGCAATTCAAGTCACTTCCAAGTTCATTGCAACTAATGTCAGGAAGGCTCGCCTCATCAACCT CGTGGGGCTTGCCGGGGAGACCAATATACAAGGAGAAGAGCAGAAGAAATTGGATGTTTTATCAAACGATATCATGATCAATGCCCTTCGTGCTTCCGGGAAGACTGCTGTTCTTGTTTCAGAGGAACTCGAGGATGCTATTATAATTGATGGAAATAATAAAGGGAAATACTGCGTCGTCTTCGATCCACTTGACGGTAGTAGCAACATCGACGCTGGCGTTAACATCGGAACAATCTTTGGTATATATCGTGTT AGGCCGGATTCTTCGGGATCGATTGAAGACGTATTGCGGCCAGGGAGTGAGATGGTCGCAGCGGGTTATACCAT GTACGGGTCGTCCGCCAACTTAGTTTTCTCTACTGGTCAAGGTGTCAATGGATACACACTTGACCCGTCTCTCGGGGAATTCATCCTTACCCATCCTTCC ATCAAAATACCCTCTCGCGGCAAGATCTATTCATTCAATGAAGGAAATTCTATGTATTTCCATCCTCCAGTAGTCAATTACCTGAAATCGATCAAATACCCTACAAACGGGAAATCTCCATACAGTGCCCGGTATATTGGATCGATGGTAGCCGATGTTCACCGTACCTTGCTATATGGTGGTATTTTCGGATACCCCGACGACAAAAAGAGTAAAAGCGGCAAACTCAGGCTTTTGTACGAGGCTTTTCCAATGGCCTATTTAACTGAACAG GCTGGTGGAATCGCTACGACGGGGAAGAAGCGTATTTTGGATATCATTCCCACGAACATACATGAACGCTGCCCCGTGTTTTTGGGTTCACGAGACGACCTTCAGGATCTGATGAAGTTTTATCAAGTGGATTCTGCATGA